The DNA segment GCAAGAATAGGAAGCTAAATTCTTTTATTGGTAGACTGTCCCTAGTACTATTCGCTGCCTTTTCCTATTCGAGGGTCTATAAAGAGCACATAGCACATCACCGGTATCCCGGGACGGAAAAGGATCCGGATTTTAGCCCCCAAAACCAGCGATTCTTCCCATGGTTAGGTCGGTTTTTAATACATTACATTACTCCTATACAAATAGGTTTTATGGCGGCGGTTTTCATGGTGATGCAGTATGTCCTCAAAGTTCCAGTTCCGAATCTTCTGTTACTCTGGATACTTCCGGCATTGTTATCAACAGTACAACTGTTTATGTTCGGTACCTACCTACCCCATAGAAGGCCCCATAATCCTGAAATGAAGCCTCATAATGCACGAACTCAGAAAAAAAACCATATCCTCGCAATGCTCAGTTGTTACTTTTTCGGATACCATTTTGAACACCATGTATCTCCACGTACTCCATGGTGGAAATTATATGCTGTAAAACAGGAATATGAAGCCGGTACTCTTGTGGACCATACTGGCTTGTCAAACTCTATGCCAAAGGAAGAAGGGGAATAATGATTTTCAACTACGTAACAGACAAAAAAAAATTAACTTCAGCCTTTTTAGGTACCTGGTTTTCAGAAAAAGCTGATTTGTTAAAGGATCTTTTTCCGGAGTTCATCGGTAGTTTCGATCGTATACTCAGGTTTACCACTAGTGGAAAAATGCTCCGTGGTGGACTAGTATTCTTGCTTGAGGATTTATACCGACACGCTCCCCATATCGCGTCTTCTTCTGAACAAGAAACAGTCAAGGTAGCCGCTGCAATGGAGCTCATACAATCCTTTCTCCTGATTCATGATGATATAATGGATCGTGATCAGGTTAGACGTGGCGAGCCCTCGATGTACATGCAGTATGCTAGTGATATATCACAATTAACCCCGCATATTACCTCAGGTGAAACCCAGCGTATTGGCGAAGCCCTTGGCATTTGCGCCGGGGATGTAACCAATTTTTTTGCTTTTGAGATTTTATCGGAGTTGGCAATTGAACATGACAAGAAACAGAGGATTTTTAGTCATACAACCAGAGAGCTTTCGCGGGTGGGATTCGCACAAATGCAGGATGTACGGTGGAGTGTACTACCGACCTTCCCAAGCCCAGCTCAGATTATAACAATGTATATTAATAAAACAGGCAGGTATACCTTCAGTCTTCCAATGATCGTCGGAGCAATTCTAGGCAACTGTCCGGATAACGATATTGAGGTCATAAGTGAAATTGGCGATATCCTAGGCATCCTTTTTCAAATGAGAGATGATGAGTTAGGACTATACGGGGAGCCGACCATTACCGGTAAATCTTCGGGTTCAGATATTCGGGAAGGGAAGAAAACCGTTTTTATGGGAGAACTCGTTTCTGAACTACTCGAAACCCAGGAGTCCCTTGATCTCCCAGGTTTTGGCAAACATGATGCCTCCGATTCTGAGGTAGCTCATATTTTAAAACTCATGGAAACATATAATGTCCGTGGGAGGGTTAATAGCCAGGTTGCCGGCCTGAAATCCCGGGCTGACCGATTGATTGGGAATTTACATACCGCTAATGATGAAAAGAAAACACTCCTCATCGACTTACTCAACTACGTACATACCCGGGAAAAATAAATTTTTATTCCATGTATAGTGCGCTAAAGATCCTAGTTTACGCCCTATTTCACGGAGTAATCCGGTATTCCGGCCAGGGGTGGAGAGGACGAGGTGAAAAATGTCATCTTTTACGCACAACCTAAAATTTTATGCCTTTTTTCCCTGGATAGAAATTACTGTATAGGAGTACCCTTGGCTAAACCCCAGTTTCCGTGCTAATTGTGCCGAGCGGTAGTTCATGGCATCCCAATGCGCTTGTAAGCCCCTTCCTCGGCACTCCGATAAAAAGAATAGTCCTAAAGCATATCCTATCCCATTCCCCTGCCAATCCGGTAAAACATCAATCTGGATTTCCACCCATCCGGGATACAGGACATAGGTGCCTATACTACCCACTACCTTCCCCTGGTCGTTTATAGCGCATAACCCAAAACCATTTTGTAAAAAACTCTCGGGTCCGCCCAGGGGAATAAGGAGATCGGATAATTCTGGAATATTGATAATGAGGCTTGCATAATCGCTCGTTATTGGAAAAATACGAATTCCCAAATCTCTTAACCGGGAGATTACTTCCATTCTCTGTTTTTCAGAATTTCCAAAACCCGTGAATGCTGTTTGGAAGGAATAACGAATGGTTTCTTCAAAAATAAAGTACTCATTCAACCATGGTAGCAATGGGTGGTAATCGGGTAGGATTTGGGATCCTATCCGAAATCCTGCACACGAATAGTGAAATTCATCGGCCAGGGAACAGATTAGGTTTGAATCAGTTCCCTGGATGAGATTGAAATCTCCAACTTGAATGATTGCGGCTTCTTTTTGTCGTCCAGGATAAACTGCCGCTCTGCCGGCAACTCCGCTAGTAAATGCCTTAATGATCCGGTGTTCAGAATCAAGGGATAGAGTGGGATCGCCAGGCTCTAGTATTTCTATTCTACCATTGTTGGTGTACATAGGGGGCAATATACTCCTTGTAAACCTCCTGGACGACATTCATTTCTGTATCTGAGAGCGGTGGTACATCTGATGCTTCACAATTGGAGGTTATTTGTTCAGGACGACTGGCCCCTGGGATAACAGTACTTACTGCATCAAACATCAATATCCACCTGAGTGCCAAGAGGGGCATGTTATAATTTGAGGTGAGTCGTTGTTGCAGAATCTCCACAGCAGCAATCCCCTGCTCAAGCGGGACTCCAGAGAAAGTTTCACCTCTATCAAAGGCTGCACCAGACCGGTTAAAAAAACGATGGTCATCTTTTGCAAAGGTTGTATTCTTGGTTATGGTCCCAGTAAGTAAACCGCTAGCCAGCGGAACCCGGGCAATAATTCCAATATTCTTCTTCTGTGCTTCTCGAAAAAATAGTTCGGTTGGCCGTTGGCGAAACATGTTTACTATGATTTGGACCGTTGAGACTATAGGGTATTCAATGGCTTTAAGGGCTTCTTCAACCTTTTCCACGCTGACACCAACATGCCCGACCTTTCCCGCCTCTTGCAGTTTTTCTAAGGCAGCAAAATATTCTGGCATGTAGTAGATATCAGTTGGTGGGCAATGAAGTTGGATGAGATCTAACTGTTCGAGTCCTGTATTACGGAGGCTATCCTCAATGAACTGCACTATGCCGTTAACCGAAAATGTTTCCGTCGTGTGGGGTTGAAAACGTCTGCCGCATTTAGTTGCCATGGTGATGTTACTGCCATATTTTCTTTTCAATGCACCCACGGCTGATTCACTTTTTCCACCCTCGTAGACATCCGCCGTATCAAAAAAGGTTATCCCCTGTTCTATTGCGGCTTCCAGAATCTCCTGAGCCTTGGGCTCATTAAAACCGGTTCCCCAACGGCCTCCTACCTGCCATGTTCCTAATCCAATCTCCGAAACTGAAATACCTGTTTTACCAAGCTGTCTGCTTTTCATGCTGGTTCCCCTTTATAAATCTAGATGCATTTCCCATTGACTAATGGGAATCTGAAAATCTAACGCTCGTAGCAGTCTACATTCCCATGAATCACTTAGTATATTCGTCCATGAGAAATGATGTACTGTTGAAGATTCTCCGATACTTCTGACGAAGGTTGATAATTCATACGGTGAAAGTTGTTCTGAAAACCAGCCATGTATCACTCCTCCGGCGTTATCTGTAATTACCGTAGCCCGTGTATTTGAGGTATGGGTATCGACCAGGGAATAGCAAGTGGTTTCGGATTGTATCTCCTCATAGGCAAAATAGCTATTCTGCCAACTCGGATCCCACCCGGATAGTGAATACGGAGGCGGTATAATCCCCATCGGAATGGTCTCGCATCGAACCTCTGATTGCGGTACGATATCACTCTCGATTGGTTTTCCAGTCTCCCCATAGTACGGAGCTATTGCCACCGAGAAATGTCGTTTTTTCTGAAAGCCAAGGGTTGAATAGAGATTGAGAGCCGAGGTATTGGTATCTATAACCTCCAGACTATAGTGTCGACAGCCATTATCGGCTAAAACTCGAATCACCGCCTCAAACATATTTTTTCCTAGTCCCTTTCCTCGAAAACCAGGTCGAATAGCCATACCAGCATTATACACTTCTTTTTTGTCTGGAGAAAAACCATTCAGGATAATACCCACGGGATGGTGTTGATCATACCGGGAACCAGTGGGCAAAATGTAGGAGTGGTCAAGATCTACCCTTCGTCGTCTACAAAAGTTTCGAATTGATTTTTCCGTCATCGATACAGGTAACATATACCCTTCAAAAATCTCATTGAAGTACTGAGCTAGTGTCTGATAATCAACACCATGAAGATTATGTATACTAAGTCTATTATCGCAAAGGGTACTATGCTTCATAGGTCGGGCTCATTCCAATACGGCAAGAGAGAAGAGATGTATGGCCGATAATAACCAGTGACTGCAGCCCTCCCTTCTTCGGAAACGGCGTAGAGCCCACGCGATAGTTTGTCAAACCAGCCGTAGTGATTAGCCCTAAGAATATCACCTGTGGTGACCGGACAGCCGTATGTTCTGAGATTCTGAGGAGTCGATACTCCGTTGTCTTTTACAATCATTGTCCAGGCAATTCGAAGTGTTTTTTGCCTGTACGCCGTCAACACCGGCTCGGTAGACGGTAGTCCTGCACCTGTCAACTCGGTATACCTACTATCAATCTCCCGCAGAATTCGCTGTCTCCGTTTACCGCCATGGGCAGTTTGGGATGGATGTATTTCTGGGACAACTGTGATGTTCCGCGATGTAAACCGTACAACTAACAACCCTATTCCAAGCTCTTTCAATAAGCCCTTGGCGTCAGAGTGGTTTGACAGCCTGCCCTTGGAACCTCGTACGGGAACACATACATATACACTGTCAGCTGTTTTTTTTCGGCGTAGTGCCTGATAGACTAGGGATAGGCAGAAACGAAGTTTGAGCTCTATTGCAATGAGCTCGCCATCCTTGACAGCTGCGATATCCCAGTTAGTAACTTCTCCATGAACAGAGTACCCCTGGCCCTCTAGGTAGGTTTTTACAGGGACGAAAAGTTCTTGTTCTCTCATCGTATCAGTATTGTAGGTTCTTACCGTAAAAGCTGCAACTCCCTGCTCAGTAGACCACCCCAGGGTTCTCCTGGGGTGTGTACCCCTGATCTAAGCTCTATTCCCATTCGATAGTAGCGGGGGGTTTGGATGAAATGTCGTATACAACCCGGCCGATCTGATGAACTTTATTGGTAATAATACTTGATATTTCTAAGATATCCTGCATCTCAAAGGGATACACATCTGCGGTCATACCATCTGCAGAAATGATTGCCCGCAATGCTAATACATAACCGTATTCTCGGGCATCGCCAGCCACACCCACACTACGCACAGGGAGTAGAACGCAGAAGGCCTGCCAAATTTTATCGTATAAATTCCGAAGTCGTAATTCTTGAATGAAAATAGCATCTGCATCTCGGAGGATATCACATTTTTCTTTCGTAACCTCCCCGAGTATCCTGACCCCAAGTCCAGGTCCTGGGAAGGGATGTCTGCCTACAATCTTTTGATCGATCCCTAACGCAAGACCAAGGGCCCGAACCTCATCTTTATAGAGTAAGGAAAGGGGCTCTATGATTTCCCCGCGTTCCCTTTTTTTCTCGACTAGGGGTGAACGTACATTATGGTGGCTCTTAATCACCTGAGCCTTTGTCCCGACTCCCTTCCCTGATTCAATTAAATCCGTGTAGAGAGTTCCTTGGGCTAGAATTGAATTCTCGATTGTTCGTTTGGCGATTTCTTCTTCCTGAACTGAAATGAACATATCTCCAATGATTCTTCTTTTTTCTTCTGGATCAGAGACACCCGCCAATGCTGGAAGGAAAGAATCTTCTGCATTAATTAAGTACAGATTCTTAGCCCCTAACGAGGCCAAGGTAGTTGCTACCCGTTCACTCTCACCTTTTCGCATCAGTCCCGTATCAATGTACATAAGGTGTACCTGCTCGGCCGGTAAAGCTGACAGCAGCAGTCCACCAACTACCGTGGAATCGACTCCACCTGAGATGAGTAACAGTACCGGACGATCCTTAACCTTCTTTCTGATATCCTCGCCTGCTAACTCTACATACCGCTCCATGGACCATTCGGCTTTGGCTTGGCAAATTTCAAAAACAAAGTTCTCCAGGATTTTCATTCCATATTCGCAGTGGCTCACCTCAGGATGAAATTGTATCCCGGTAAAATTATACCGTTCATTCCAGACACAGGCTGGATGATGATTCTCGCTCTCCGCAACGAGTTCGAATCCATCTGCCACGCGGTCCAAACTGTCTCCATGACTCATCCAGGAGACAAAACGATCCGGTATGGTATGGAACAGAGGATGGGGGATTCGAAACGAAATACGGCTCCGCCCAAATTCTCTTGTGTGCTTCCTTTCGACGGTCCCCCCCAGGTCGTGGGTAACCCTCTGTAATCCATAGCAGATACCGAGTTTAGGAACCGGAAGCGACAGTATTTCGGGGTCTAACTGAGGTGCATCCTCAGAATATACGGAATACGGGCTCCCGGAAAAAATGATACCCCGTACGTTTTGGGTATCTATGTCCTGATGGAGCGTGTCGCCTGAAATAATTTCCGTATACACACCAATCTCACGGATTCTGCGGGCAATAAGTTGGGTTGTCTGACTTCCGAAATCAAGTATTAGTACTTTGTCCATGGTTCCCTTCTCACTATGGTCTGAGATCTATCCGATCCGACTGATACAATGGTAATCGGTGTTTCTGTGTAGTCCTCAATAAACGTAATGTAATCCTTCGCAGCCTGGGGCAGATCACCATATCGGGTAATCTTCTCTAGGGGGGTCTTCCATCCCGGAAAGCCCTTTAAAACTGGCTGGGCATTTGCAAGTTTTTCCGAACACGATGGGAACTCCTTGGTCTCCTTACCATCAATCCTGTAAGCGACGCATGCTTGCACGGACTCCATGGCGTCATAGATATCAATATGGGTCAGTACCAATCCGTCAATCCCATTGCTCTGACAGGCATACCGGAGTGCGACTAGATCGAGATAGCCGCATCGCCTTGGCCTGCCGGTAGTTACCCCATACTCATGGCCAAGTTCGCGTACAAGATCTTCGAGGTCACCGTCCCGTTCTTTTTTGAATTCTGTCGGGAAGGGCCCATTCCCTACCCGTGTTGAGTACGCTTTAAAGACGC comes from the Spirochaeta lutea genome and includes:
- a CDS encoding fatty acid desaturase; translation: MNLVYSLFLFDLVGSGFWWIILVVTQTYLFTGLFITAHDSMHGSICKNRKLNSFIGRLSLVLFAAFSYSRVYKEHIAHHRYPGTEKDPDFSPQNQRFFPWLGRFLIHYITPIQIGFMAAVFMVMQYVLKVPVPNLLLLWILPALLSTVQLFMFGTYLPHRRPHNPEMKPHNARTQKKNHILAMLSCYFFGYHFEHHVSPRTPWWKLYAVKQEYEAGTLVDHTGLSNSMPKEEGE
- a CDS encoding GNAT family N-acetyltransferase → MKHSTLCDNRLSIHNLHGVDYQTLAQYFNEIFEGYMLPVSMTEKSIRNFCRRRRVDLDHSYILPTGSRYDQHHPVGIILNGFSPDKKEVYNAGMAIRPGFRGKGLGKNMFEAVIRVLADNGCRHYSLEVIDTNTSALNLYSTLGFQKKRHFSVAIAPYYGETGKPIESDIVPQSEVRCETIPMGIIPPPYSLSGWDPSWQNSYFAYEEIQSETTCYSLVDTHTSNTRATVITDNAGGVIHGWFSEQLSPYELSTFVRSIGESSTVHHFSWTNILSDSWECRLLRALDFQIPISQWEMHLDL
- a CDS encoding DUF2161 family putative PD-(D/E)XK-type phosphodiesterase, translating into MREQELFVPVKTYLEGQGYSVHGEVTNWDIAAVKDGELIAIELKLRFCLSLVYQALRRKKTADSVYVCVPVRGSKGRLSNHSDAKGLLKELGIGLLVVRFTSRNITVVPEIHPSQTAHGGKRRQRILREIDSRYTELTGAGLPSTEPVLTAYRQKTLRIAWTMIVKDNGVSTPQNLRTYGCPVTTGDILRANHYGWFDKLSRGLYAVSEEGRAAVTGYYRPYISSLLPYWNEPDL
- the guaA gene encoding glutamine-hydrolyzing GMP synthase, whose product is MDKVLILDFGSQTTQLIARRIREIGVYTEIISGDTLHQDIDTQNVRGIIFSGSPYSVYSEDAPQLDPEILSLPVPKLGICYGLQRVTHDLGGTVERKHTREFGRSRISFRIPHPLFHTIPDRFVSWMSHGDSLDRVADGFELVAESENHHPACVWNERYNFTGIQFHPEVSHCEYGMKILENFVFEICQAKAEWSMERYVELAGEDIRKKVKDRPVLLLISGGVDSTVVGGLLLSALPAEQVHLMYIDTGLMRKGESERVATTLASLGAKNLYLINAEDSFLPALAGVSDPEEKRRIIGDMFISVQEEEIAKRTIENSILAQGTLYTDLIESGKGVGTKAQVIKSHHNVRSPLVEKKRERGEIIEPLSLLYKDEVRALGLALGIDQKIVGRHPFPGPGLGVRILGEVTKEKCDILRDADAIFIQELRLRNLYDKIWQAFCVLLPVRSVGVAGDAREYGYVLALRAIISADGMTADVYPFEMQDILEISSIITNKVHQIGRVVYDISSKPPATIEWE
- a CDS encoding aldo/keto reductase; amino-acid sequence: MKSRQLGKTGISVSEIGLGTWQVGGRWGTGFNEPKAQEILEAAIEQGITFFDTADVYEGGKSESAVGALKRKYGSNITMATKCGRRFQPHTTETFSVNGIVQFIEDSLRNTGLEQLDLIQLHCPPTDIYYMPEYFAALEKLQEAGKVGHVGVSVEKVEEALKAIEYPIVSTVQIIVNMFRQRPTELFFREAQKKNIGIIARVPLASGLLTGTITKNTTFAKDDHRFFNRSGAAFDRGETFSGVPLEQGIAAVEILQQRLTSNYNMPLLALRWILMFDAVSTVIPGASRPEQITSNCEASDVPPLSDTEMNVVQEVYKEYIAPYVHQQW
- a CDS encoding polyprenyl synthetase family protein, which translates into the protein MIFNYVTDKKKLTSAFLGTWFSEKADLLKDLFPEFIGSFDRILRFTTSGKMLRGGLVFLLEDLYRHAPHIASSSEQETVKVAAAMELIQSFLLIHDDIMDRDQVRRGEPSMYMQYASDISQLTPHITSGETQRIGEALGICAGDVTNFFAFEILSELAIEHDKKQRIFSHTTRELSRVGFAQMQDVRWSVLPTFPSPAQIITMYINKTGRYTFSLPMIVGAILGNCPDNDIEVISEIGDILGILFQMRDDELGLYGEPTITGKSSGSDIREGKKTVFMGELVSELLETQESLDLPGFGKHDASDSEVAHILKLMETYNVRGRVNSQVAGLKSRADRLIGNLHTANDEKKTLLIDLLNYVHTREK
- a CDS encoding GNAT family N-acetyltransferase, whose translation is MYTNNGRIEILEPGDPTLSLDSEHRIIKAFTSGVAGRAAVYPGRQKEAAIIQVGDFNLIQGTDSNLICSLADEFHYSCAGFRIGSQILPDYHPLLPWLNEYFIFEETIRYSFQTAFTGFGNSEKQRMEVISRLRDLGIRIFPITSDYASLIINIPELSDLLIPLGGPESFLQNGFGLCAINDQGKVVGSIGTYVLYPGWVEIQIDVLPDWQGNGIGYALGLFFLSECRGRGLQAHWDAMNYRSAQLARKLGFSQGYSYTVISIQGKKA